A genomic window from Salvelinus namaycush isolate Seneca chromosome 5, SaNama_1.0, whole genome shotgun sequence includes:
- the LOC120047452 gene encoding neuronal acetylcholine receptor subunit beta-2-like: MTTNCWLTQVWNDYRLMWDPEEYEGIKKVRLPSQHIWLPDIVLYNNADGNYEVSFYSNTVVSNNGEVNWLPPAIYKSACKIEVRDFPFDQQNCTLKFRSWTYDHTEIDLILLSDFASRDDFKPSGEWDIVSLPGRKNEDPSDITYLDITYDFIIKRKPLFYTINLIIPCVLITSLAILVFYLPSDCGEKMTLCISVLLALTVFLLLISKIVPPTSLAVPLIGKYLMFAMVLVTFSIVTSVCVLNVHHRTPSTHTMPPWVKRLFLHRLPSFLFMRRPGSSNIRERFRQKHQRRSYSDLKLRDGESAKRYGWRISDLSENTEFRKRMTVKCHADVEEAVDGVRYIAEKMKSEDNDEGVIEDWKYVAMVIDRLFLWIFVFVCITGTLGLFMQPLFQSYNTPTADDLEQN, encoded by the exons ATGACCACCAACTGCTGGCTGACTCAGGTATGGAATGACTACAGGTTGATGTGGGACCCAGAGGAGTATGAGGGCATTAAGAAGGTCCGCCTCCCATCTCAACACATCTGGCTGCCTGACATCGTCCTCTACAACAA TGCGGATGGGAACTATGAGGTGTCATTCTACTCCAACACGGTTGTCTCCAACAATGGAGAGGTGAACTGGCTGCCCCCCGCCATCTACAAGTCGGCCTGCAAGATCGAGGTCCGCGACTTTCCCTTCGACCAGCAGAACTGCACACTCAAGTTCCGATCTTGGACCTACGACCACACCGAAATCGACCTGATCCTGCTCAGCGATTTCGCCAGCCGTGACGACTTCAAGCCCAGCGGTGAGTGGGACATCGTGTCTCTGCCGGGACGCAAGAACGAAGACCCCTCTGACATCACCTACCTGGACATCACCTATGACTTCATCATCAAGCGCAAGCCACTATTCTACACCATCAACCTCATCATCCCCTGTGTCCTCATCACCTCTCTGGCCATCCTGGTCTTCTACCTGCCGTCTGACTGTGGGGAGAAGATGACTCTGTGTATCTCAGTCCTCCTGGCCCTCACTGTGTTCCTGCTGCTGATCTCCAAGATCGTCCCACCTACGTCTCTAGCTGTCCCTCTCATAGGGAAGTATCTGATGTTTGCCATGGTGCTGGTCACCTTCTCCATCGTCACCAGTGTCTGTGTGCTCAACGTGCACCACCGCACGCCCTCCACACACACCATGCCCCCCTGGGTCAAACGTCTCTTCCTGCACCGCCTCCCCTCCTTCCTGTTCATGCGTCGGCCGGGCAGCTCCAACATCCGAGAGAGGTTCCGCCAGAAGCACCAGCGGCGCTCCTACTCCGACCTGAAGCTGAGAGACGGG GAGTCGGCCAAGCGGTACGGCTGGAGGATCAGCGACCTGTCGGAGAACACAGAGTTCAGGAAGAGGATGACAGTGAAGTGTCACGCAGACGTTGAGGAGGCTGTGGACGGGGTGCGCTACATTGCCGAGAAGATGAAGAGTGAGGACAACGATGagggg GTCATTGAGGACTGGAAGTATGTTGCCATGGTGATTGACCGGCTCTTCCTGTGgatatttgtgtttgtgtgcattaCTGGGACTTTGGGGCTGTTCATGCAGCCCCTCTTCCAGAGCTACAACACACCCACGGCAGACGACCTGGAGCAGAACTGA